Proteins found in one Mycoplasma sp. 1578d genomic segment:
- a CDS encoding MAG5620 family putative phospho-sugar mutase, with amino-acid sequence MEKELKQIQLWKELYKNENLQLSVLNSDVKNLVEMKGFFNPPKASILGIEFLSHSLYGYNNLNYYTIVYLTKAFYELFLIEKTSANVALYFDSNIEQNIRSRVISYLTAKKCNVFVFDNQEITPNMIHTLNFSNIDMSFLIFHHSNQAQKDYVSIYHNNLVLTIKEQQKLIDHFCNDVEFINFGFDDIPVYINLEKLLLLNQSKKFSIQISSFFQREQFKSVVLVENRSESKFIKTLLRDSKIKFKISSNSYLFSYYNSTTRSIFKRFFIFDNFLSYEGIFLISRNNQLKVFIKQKNKFILLNQYQIAYLFIRNEVLNWRKQLYKKILVPDDCPQILIELIRSFNFVPLETSSYTSDRDLIFGFINDTYLCEYNNQFRFSNISMMLLLLEIFARYKQNNNLLNLKLFKMKEHFAKNFFITKKIKVNLEQVQLIQSNLFLPNQAINKKYQIEHIQKINYQFQNEQFLLIISSSHNQRNSQTLVRWIVSYNHLTSLLKINTEFNLDNSIGWFTKCKLKRINRKFLKKIKAIL; translated from the coding sequence ATGGAAAAAGAATTAAAACAAATTCAACTCTGAAAAGAATTGTACAAAAACGAAAATTTACAACTTTCTGTTTTAAATTCTGATGTTAAGAACCTTGTGGAAATGAAAGGATTTTTTAATCCTCCAAAAGCAAGTATTTTAGGAATTGAATTTCTTTCCCATTCATTATATGGGTATAACAATCTCAATTACTACACAATTGTGTATTTAACTAAAGCGTTTTATGAACTTTTTCTTATTGAAAAAACATCAGCAAATGTTGCTTTATATTTTGATTCAAATATTGAGCAAAATATTAGATCTAGAGTAATTTCATATCTTACAGCTAAAAAATGTAATGTTTTTGTTTTTGATAATCAAGAAATTACTCCTAATATGATTCATACATTAAATTTTTCTAATATTGATATGAGCTTTTTAATTTTTCATCATAGCAATCAGGCACAAAAGGATTATGTCTCAATTTATCATAACAACTTAGTTTTGACTATTAAAGAGCAACAAAAATTAATTGATCATTTTTGTAATGATGTTGAATTTATTAATTTTGGTTTTGATGATATTCCAGTTTACATTAACCTTGAGAAACTATTGCTTTTGAATCAATCGAAAAAATTTTCAATTCAAATCAGCTCATTTTTTCAACGTGAACAGTTTAAAAGTGTGGTTTTAGTCGAAAATCGAAGTGAATCTAAGTTTATTAAAACTTTATTAAGAGATTCGAAAATTAAATTCAAAATATCAAGTAATTCATATTTATTCAGTTATTATAATTCAACAACAAGATCAATCTTTAAAAGATTTTTTATCTTTGACAACTTTTTAAGTTATGAAGGAATCTTTTTAATTTCAAGAAATAACCAATTAAAGGTTTTTATTAAACAAAAGAATAAATTTATTCTTTTAAATCAATATCAAATTGCATATTTATTTATTAGAAACGAAGTTTTAAATTGAAGAAAACAACTTTATAAAAAGATTCTAGTGCCCGATGATTGTCCACAAATTTTAATTGAATTAATTCGTTCATTTAATTTTGTTCCGCTTGAAACGAGTTCTTATACCAGTGATAGAGATTTAATTTTTGGATTTATCAACGATACTTATTTATGCGAATATAATAATCAGTTTAGATTTAGCAACATTTCCATGATGTTATTGCTACTTGAAATTTTTGCTCGTTATAAACAAAATAATAACTTACTGAATCTCAAACTCTTCAAAATGAAAGAACATTTTGCGAAAAATTTTTTCATCACCAAAAAAATCAAAGTTAATTTAGAGCAAGTCCAACTTATTCAAAGTAATTTGTTTTTACCCAATCAAGCTATTAATAAAAAATATCAAATTGAACATATTCAAAAAATTAATTATCAATTTCAAAATGAACAATTTTTATTAATCATATCTTCAAGCCATAATCAAAGAAATTCACAAACATTAGTTCGCTGAATTGTTAGCTATAATCATCTTACTAGTTTACTTAAAATTAATACTGAATTTAATCTGGATAATTCGATTGGATGATTTACTAAATGCAAACTTAAGCGAATAAATAGAAAATTTCTTAAAAAGATTAAAGCAATTTTATAA
- the nusG gene encoding transcription termination/antitermination protein NusG, with the protein MQKFNWYMISTITGKEDVVVEALKNRIIAEEVAHNFDSTATQDGAFKIFKKPTLTHKELEKKLNGEIYKIKWVNMYPGYIFIKMDMTDKAWYVIRNTQYVTGLVGSSGKGAKPTPVTQREIKKSLIKEKEALERFETDKNYFALKEGDVVVFENTAYKGTEGTIKSISADSNLVEVIVETFGQNVIVETNIENVRPYNNSDN; encoded by the coding sequence ATGCAAAAATTTAACTGATATATGATTTCAACCATCACCGGAAAAGAGGATGTGGTTGTTGAAGCATTAAAAAACAGAATTATTGCTGAAGAAGTGGCTCATAATTTCGATTCAACTGCTACCCAAGATGGTGCTTTTAAAATTTTTAAAAAACCAACTTTAACCCATAAAGAACTAGAAAAAAAGCTTAATGGTGAAATTTACAAAATCAAATGAGTTAACATGTATCCGGGTTATATTTTCATTAAAATGGACATGACTGATAAAGCATGATACGTAATCAGAAATACTCAATACGTAACTGGATTAGTTGGATCATCTGGAAAAGGAGCTAAACCAACTCCTGTGACTCAAAGAGAAATTAAAAAGTCACTCATTAAAGAAAAAGAAGCTCTTGAACGTTTTGAAACTGATAAAAACTATTTTGCTCTTAAAGAGGGTGATGTCGTGGTTTTTGAAAATACAGCTTACAAAGGAACTGAAGGAACCATCAAAAGTATTAGTGCTGACTCAAATCTTGTTGAAGTAATTGTGGAAACATTTGGACAAAACGTAATTGTTGAAACTAATATTGAAAACGTTCGTCCGTACAATAATAGTGATAATTAA
- the secE gene encoding preprotein translocase subunit SecE codes for MNKLFTDEEIEIKPPKHKRYFFRKIVKEIKRVKWPSNKTNVSSFIKILIFTLIIMAFVFLVSFVFTQIWASNNLI; via the coding sequence ATGAATAAACTTTTTACTGATGAAGAAATTGAAATTAAACCACCTAAACATAAAAGATATTTTTTCCGAAAAATTGTCAAAGAAATCAAGCGAGTTAAATGACCTTCTAATAAAACTAATGTTTCTTCATTTATTAAAATATTGATTTTTACCTTAATTATTATGGCTTTTGTGTTTCTAGTGTCGTTTGTCTTTACACAAATTTGGGCATCAAATAATTTAATCTAA
- the rpmG gene encoding 50S ribosomal protein L33, with protein MKNKVAIACEICRRKNYITTKSNGNDKRVILKKFCPPCKEHTFHKEEV; from the coding sequence ATGAAGAATAAGGTAGCAATCGCTTGTGAAATTTGTCGCAGAAAAAACTATATTACCACAAAAAGCAATGGAAATGATAAACGGGTTATATTAAAAAAATTCTGTCCCCCATGCAAAGAACACACATTCCACAAAGAAGAGGTATAA
- the mnmG gene encoding tRNA uridine-5-carboxymethylaminomethyl(34) synthesis enzyme MnmG: MTFDKEKEYEIIVVGGGHAGVEAAFASANKGHKTALIIFDKTRIAMMPCNPSIGGPAKGIITREIDALGGVQGYFSDLAMIQIKMLNESKGPAVRAIRAQIDKDKYSSLILQAAEAHANLDIIEDTAIEILVNEDKEFIGIKLENQGNIKGLKGIVTTGTYMNSRILRGEEIKISGPDNLKTTPKLSKSMEQLGFELQRLKTGTPCRVYADSIDFSKVEKEQLDDSQLHFSNRSNVKLDKQVSCYLTYTTEKTHQIIRDNIHRSAMYSGLIEGVGPRYCPSVEDKIMRFPDKERHQIFFEPETADGTIIYVNGLSTSLPIDVQDQMIRSVPGLENARIQKWGYAIEYDAINPLQLLPSLETKVIKGLYTAGQINGTSGYEEAACQGLIAGINAALSLENKGQLILSRSEAYIGVLIDDLVTKGTKEPYRMLTSRAEYRLLLRNDNPDLRLAKHGNEVGLISDETYKKIVDKYNLIDQKIQQLSKEFISSKDPVATKYGILNGVSLLKVIARPDVDPSLILGDFPYISELTTKVRLDGYIKKQESHAHKISKLDNFKIPSDIDYTKVQNLASEARQKLEQIRPLTIGQASRISGINPADIQMLMFHIQTIYGKK; encoded by the coding sequence ATGACATTTGACAAAGAAAAAGAATACGAAATTATTGTTGTTGGTGGAGGGCACGCTGGAGTTGAAGCGGCCTTTGCCTCTGCAAATAAGGGTCATAAAACTGCACTCATTATTTTTGATAAAACTCGAATTGCTATGATGCCTTGCAATCCTTCAATCGGTGGACCAGCCAAAGGAATTATCACTCGTGAAATTGACGCATTAGGTGGAGTGCAAGGTTATTTTAGCGATTTAGCCATGATTCAAATCAAAATGCTCAATGAATCCAAAGGACCAGCTGTACGTGCCATTCGTGCTCAAATTGATAAAGATAAATATTCTAGCTTAATCTTACAAGCCGCTGAAGCACATGCAAATTTAGATATTATTGAAGATACTGCAATTGAAATATTAGTTAACGAGGATAAAGAATTTATTGGAATTAAACTTGAAAATCAAGGCAATATCAAAGGACTAAAAGGAATTGTTACCACTGGAACTTATATGAATTCACGTATATTACGTGGAGAAGAGATAAAAATTTCTGGTCCAGATAATTTAAAAACAACTCCAAAATTAAGTAAATCAATGGAACAACTTGGTTTTGAACTTCAAAGACTTAAAACCGGAACTCCGTGTCGAGTATATGCAGATTCAATTGATTTTTCAAAAGTCGAAAAAGAACAACTTGATGACTCGCAACTTCATTTTTCAAACCGTTCAAATGTTAAACTTGATAAACAAGTATCTTGTTATTTAACTTATACCACTGAAAAAACTCATCAAATCATTCGTGATAACATTCATCGTTCAGCAATGTATTCAGGATTAATTGAGGGAGTTGGGCCAAGATATTGTCCAAGTGTTGAAGATAAAATTATGCGCTTTCCAGACAAAGAACGTCATCAAATTTTCTTTGAGCCAGAAACTGCTGATGGAACCATTATTTATGTTAATGGACTTAGCACTTCTCTTCCAATTGATGTTCAAGATCAAATGATTCGTTCAGTTCCTGGATTAGAAAATGCTCGAATCCAAAAATGAGGATACGCCATTGAATATGATGCAATTAATCCACTTCAACTTTTACCTTCACTTGAAACTAAAGTTATTAAAGGTCTATATACTGCGGGACAAATTAATGGAACTAGTGGATATGAAGAAGCAGCTTGCCAAGGACTTATCGCTGGAATTAATGCAGCTTTAAGTCTTGAAAATAAAGGCCAATTAATTTTATCTCGTTCTGAAGCATATATTGGGGTTTTAATTGATGATTTAGTGACAAAAGGCACTAAAGAACCATATCGTATGCTCACATCTCGTGCTGAATATCGTTTATTACTTAGAAATGATAATCCTGATTTAAGATTAGCTAAACACGGAAATGAAGTTGGGTTAATTTCTGATGAAACATATAAGAAAATTGTGGATAAATACAATTTGATTGATCAGAAAATTCAACAATTGAGCAAAGAATTTATTTCATCTAAAGATCCAGTAGCAACAAAATATGGAATTTTAAATGGAGTTTCTTTACTTAAAGTAATTGCTCGCCCTGATGTGGACCCAAGTTTAATTTTGGGTGATTTTCCATATATTTCTGAATTAACTACTAAAGTTAGACTAGATGGATATATTAAAAAACAAGAATCACATGCTCATAAAATTAGCAAGTTAGATAATTTTAAAATTCCAAGCGATATTGATTATACAAAAGTTCAAAATCTGGCTAGCGAAGCACGTCAAAAGCTTGAGCAAATTCGTCCATTAACTATTGGACAAGCTTCACGTATTAGCGGGATTAATCCGGCCGATATTCAAATGCTTATGTTTCATATTCAAACAATTTATGGTAAGAAATAA
- a CDS encoding 23S rRNA (pseudouridine(1915)-N(3))-methyltransferase RlmH, whose amino-acid sequence MKINIIAVGTLSKEFQSLYNDYVKKISFFAKINLIQIKEQKLDNINQKIKKETELILEKIPKNSQVIYLSLQGEQVSSEEFGDYFLDTDNITFVIGGSNGVKEEKFKNKICFSKMTFPHQLFRVMLVEQIYRSFTIRHNIKYHK is encoded by the coding sequence ATGAAAATTAATATTATTGCTGTGGGAACTTTAAGTAAAGAATTTCAATCTCTATATAATGATTATGTTAAGAAAATTTCCTTTTTTGCTAAGATTAATCTAATTCAAATCAAAGAACAAAAATTGGACAATATTAATCAGAAAATTAAAAAGGAAACAGAATTAATCTTAGAAAAAATACCCAAGAATTCCCAAGTAATTTATCTTTCTTTACAAGGCGAACAAGTTAGCTCAGAAGAATTCGGAGATTATTTTTTAGACACAGATAATATCACGTTTGTTATAGGCGGATCCAATGGAGTAAAGGAAGAAAAATTTAAAAATAAAATTTGTTTTTCTAAAATGACCTTTCCTCATCAATTATTTCGTGTCATGTTGGTTGAACAAATTTATCGCTCTTTTACCATTAGACACAATATTAAATATCATAAGTAA